A stretch of DNA from Leptospira wolffii serovar Khorat str. Khorat-H2:
GTAAGAATGTATCCGGTTCTCTTTTTCTATAGACCTGTGCTAAGGCCTTGCATTGGTCTAGCTCTCCTACGGAAGCCGCGTGCAACCAAACCGCTTTTCTTCCTTCCGCAGTAAAGGCGTAGTTTCGGATCCTTTTCTTGTCTTCGATTCTTGTTCTAAGAAAATTCCGAAAGGAGGGGAGAAGAAGGTACAAAACCCCAATCCAAGGCCAAAGAAGGATCGTCAAAATTCGATAGATAATCAACATAGTGGTATGAGATCTCCGCTCTTCGTCTTCGATTTAATGGACACCTTGATCAAAGATCCGTTCCATTTGGCCTTGGGCAAACTGATTCCCAGAGATCAGTGGGAAGCATTTAAGAACGGCCGAGAAAGGCAAGCCTTCTTGGATTTCGAAATGGGAAGAATCGAAGAAGAGGAATTTTTTCGCAGATTCTATCTGGACTCGCATAAGGACCAAGGTCTTCCGAGCCCTCAGGATCTGAAGGCGCAGATGTTCTCCCGGATAGAGCCCATTCCCGAAACCTTTGAAATCGTAAAAAAACTGAAGGAAAAGGGTTTCTCCGTCGTACTTGCCAGCAATTACTCCGTATGGTACAAGGAAGTCCTGAAATCTCCGGAAGTGGGGGAGCTCCTACATTCTTTAAACTCGATGTATTTTTCCTGTGAGATGGGAGTCCGAAAACCGGCCCAGGAATATTACCAATGGATAGAGACGGATTATCCGGAGAGGGAATACGTTTTTATAGATGATAACGCCACTAATGTGGAAGTCGCGGGTTATATGAATTGGAACAGTTTCCGGTTCAATCCTAAGAATCCCGAAGAACTGAGGGAGTTTCTCACAGAGCAGTACCCCAATTGTCTTTGATCTCCGCTCCCGGATAGGCTTCTTCTCTGCTATCTATCAGGATTCCGAAGCGATCCATGTAAAAGAAGAATTCTCCCTTAGGCTGGAAAGGATTGGGTTTGATCCGGATGGACTGCACTTCCAAAGGAAAACGTAAAGACTGATTTAGACGGATATTTTTGGCAGGAACGGATAATTTAGCTTCTATCCTTTTCCAACCGTCGAATTTCAAATCGCCCAATTCAAGTACGATCTCTTTGGATCTTCTTTGTTTGAATACGATTTCTAATACCACGTTATGATTGGAAGAATAGGCCCAAAAAAAGACTCGGATCGGAATCCCTATCGGCAATCGGATGGGCTCTTTGGGTCGGATCTCCAAATGCTCGTGCTTCGGATTCTCGAAGAATGTTTGGACCATCATGGATCTATATTCTTCCGAAGGCGAGGCCTTGTACAATTCCCGCTCTTTCAGGAAGGCGGGAGAATTCGGTACTTGCGAAATATAATCTATGCGATTTAAGAAGGAGACTCCCCGGTAAACCTCCCAGGGTCTTTCTCCTTCGAAGGAGTCCACGAGAAAAAGATTGTAATGCTTCCAATCACCGAGTACTTTTTCCAATTGCTGGACTCTGGAGGCTTCGTCTTGGTCTCTTGTGACGGGGGGAGCCCAGCCTTTTTGGGGAAAAAGTAAGGTTAGAAATAGACAGACTCGGATAGAAAGTCGGAAACCCACCCTAGTTCTTTCGGTAGTTTTCGTCGTTTCCCTGAGGGGAAGGGGGTTTTTTGCCCAATTTGGGGGTCGGGAAAGCCGATATTTATAAAGGTATTTTATGAACCGGGATATTCTCAAAATCCTACTTGGCGGACTTCTGATTCTTCTCTTGGGAATCTTAGGGATCTATATCTTCTTAAAAGGAGACCAGATTTCCGGTTGGATCAAGCAAAGACAAGGTAGCCAGGTGGAAGAAAGCTCTTCCAAAGAAAGGGAGATCGTGTCCATGGACAAGGTCCCCAACGGTGGAGGAGAATTCCCCTCCAATCAAAATTTCGATTCGGAGCCTAAGAATAAGGAACTTCCTTCGGAACCTTCTTCTCAACCTTTGCCAAAGACCGACTATGAGATGCCTGGACTCGGCCAAGAAAAGAAGGAATCCAAATCCGTCCGTAATTCCGAGAAATCCGAAACTAAAGAGACTACTACCGGATCGGATTCTTCCATCCAACAAAGAGAGGAGCTTCGCGAGCCCAAGACTCGAGTGAAGGAAGATAAAATAGAATACGACGATATTCCTAAATACAAGAAGACCAAATCGTCTCGGAAATCCAAACTGTATAAGTCCAAGAAAAGAAGAAGTTCCGACGCTCGTCTGAATTCCTTGGAAAGAAGGGTGGTTCGATTGGAAAAGAAATTAGGAATGAAATCGACCAAGGCCGCTCCGTCTAAAAAGAAGAAGCTTCCTCTATCCAAGAGAGTGGAGATCCTGGAGAAGGAAGTCTCCGGATTGAAGAAAAAAAGACAGACTGAATAGTTTCGTTCCGAAGTTTCGAAAAACTGTGGGAGTCTCAGAAAATTATCATTCCATAATGCAAGAGATCGAATCCTTATCTCCGGTTAGGATTCCTATCCTAATCGCGGTCTCTAAGTTCCAGCCTCAGTCCAAGGTGAAAGAAGGCCTGGCCGGAGGAATTCGCCATTTCGGGGAGAATCGGGTCCAAGAAGGATTGGAGAAATTCAAGGATCTGGGAGAATCGGGAAAAGATTTCTTCCTACATCATATAGGGCCCGTGCAATCGGCACATATCAGAAAATACCCGGGAATGTTTTCTTTTGCCCACGGAGTGGGTTCTCTCAAAACTTTAGAGGAACTGATCTCAAGGATGGAAAAGGATCGTTGGCATCTGCGTTATTTCCTGCAAGCGAATCTAACCGATGAGGATTCCAAATCCGGATTTTCCGGGAAGGAACTCCTAGAAATTTTAGGTCGGTCTTCCCAATATTCGGGAGAATTCTGCCGGCTGGAAGGTCTGATGGGAATGGGTCCTAGTTCCGGAGAGCCGAAAGAAACCAGAAGAGTGTTCCGGGAACTCTCGGAGATCCGAGAGGAGTTCCTACCTTCCGGAAAATTGTCCATGGGAATGTCCGGGGATTATAGAATAGCCTTGGAAGAAGGGACCGATTATCTTAGAATCGGAAGCGCAATATTCGGAGAAAGATCATGAAATACAAGACCATAGGAATCGTAGGCTGCGGAAACATGGGCGGGGCCATTTATAAATCCTTGAAGTCCAGAAAAGTTCCTGTGATCGGATTCGATCCGTACCTGGATCCCAAGAAAACCAAAGGAATAGAGTTGGAGACGGATTGGAAGAAATTCCAGAAGGCTGCGGATCTAATTATACTCGCTGTGAAGCCGGGGGAAATCACGAAAACCTTGGAATCTTTGGACGGCCCTAAGGATTTTCTATCCGTGGCTGCAGGAATTCCTACATCCACCATGAGAAAGTCCGCGCCCACAGGATCCAGACTGGTCCGGATCATGCCCAATCTTCCTATTTTAGTGGGAGAAGGGGCCCTTGGATACTTCGGAGATTCCGAATTGTATGAGAGTCTAAGAGAAATCTTCTCTCCGATCTCTTATTGCTTGGAGCTTGCAAACGAATCCTTATTGGATGCAGTCACGGGACTTTCCGGCTCGGGACCCGCATACGTACTTCGCTTTATACAGAGTCTAGCAGAAGGTGGAGTCGCTTCCGGAATCGCTTATACGCAAGCGCTGGAACTTGCACTCCAAACCGTATTGGGAACTGCGACGCTATTGCAAAGAGAATTGGATAAGAATGCGGACATGCATCCCGAGCTTTTGAAGAATCGAGTCACTTCTCCCGGAGGTACTACGATCGCCGGTTTGGAAGAATTGGAAAAAAATCAGTTCGCATTTGCGGTACTATCCGCAGTAAAACGTGCGACGGAAAGATCTAAAGAGTTGGGAAATAAGTAGAAAGGATTACCTTAGACGAGTAGAAATTCTTTTTTCAGTAAGATAAAAGGAAAAAGTAAGAAATCGTAGCTTTTATACGTCTCTTTGTCTACTTTTGGGGATAATGATTTACGAAAGACACTCTAGCGCGGACAGGATTCGAACCTGTGACCTTTGGGTTATGAGCCCAACGAGCTACCGGCTGCTCCACCGCGCGGCGTCTAGAACCATGATTCCTTAGCCCAGGCTTAAAGTCAAATGAAAAATTAAAAAGAGTTTGATTTCCCCGAGGAAAGCTTTTTGATGCTATAACCCTCGTGCGGATCGACTTCAGGAAATAGATCGATAGTCCGTTTAACTAGGATCGGATTTTGCGAAATGAGTATCTTTTCAACTAAGGACTGGGAGATTCGAACTTGATCGGAAAAGACAATGATCCATTAATGATCGAGTATTATGAGAAGAAGATCTACGATCAGAAACAGCTGCTCGAGATCAGCAAAGCTCTTAATTCCACATTAGATTATAAGTATCTAATAGATGCTATTTTAAATATTTGTTTAGCTCAGCTTCAAACCTTGAGCGCAGCTATCTTCTTGGCGCCGGAAGCGGACTCGAATTATTTCGAATTGGAGCCTAGCTTCAAAGGTTTCGATCTAGCGGAAGACGATTCCGGATTCAAAATCAAGACGGATGCGCCCCTAATCACATTCCTGGAGACCAAATTAAAGGCGATGACTCCCGACCAGGTCGAAGAGGCTATGGGTCTTAGTCCAGAGCTGGAATTCCTGAGACGGATCGGGGGAGATTTGATCATTCCTCTTAACGCAAAGGGAAAAGTAAACGGTCTACTTCTTCTGGGAGAAAAGATCACCATGGGAGAATGGATGGAGGAGGACAGGGACTTCTTGACCACTCTTTCCACTCTCGCAGGAATCGCAGTGGAAAATTCCAGACTCTATGAGCTTGCCACGGTGGATATGATGACCGGACTCAAGGTGCATCATTATTTCCAAACGAAACTCAAGGAAGAGATGGAACGCTGCCGCAAAAAGAGAACCAATTTGGCTCTGCTCTTTACCGATGTGGACAATTTTAAGAAATTCAACGATACCCACGGCCACCAAGCGGGGGATCAGGTTCTGATAGAGGTTGCAAGACAGCTCATCCAATGCGCGGGCAAGCATGATATTGCCGCCCGCTATGGTGGAGAGGAATTCTGCCTCGTCATGCCCGGAGCGGATTTGAAACGCGGTTTTGAGATGGGGGAACGTCTACGTAAGGCGGTGGAGTCCAGTTCCATTCCTAATCCTAACGGAGGGCCGGATTTCAAGGTGACCCTATCCATAGGAGTCTCGGAATTTTGGGCGAGCGACAGAAACAATAAGGATCTGATCGAAAGGGCGGATAAGGCTCTTTATGAGGCAAAACATTCGGGCAAAAACCGGACTGTATCCTTCGAAATTCCTGTTAGAAATTAAAAAACCGCACCCATTTTAGGGGAAATCGAGCTTATCCGTTTTTCCGTTCCTGCCGAAAGGATAGTCATGGAAAAACATCTTGAGCTGGACCATTATTATATAAGCCAGATCGACGAGGCCGAACTGGGTAAACGGATCCGTAACCGGGCTTTGGGACGGGAAGAGTTCGATTTTTCCCCTTATTCCTGCTTTATCGAATATAAAGCCAAGGACGCATCAACAGGTATCGAATACAGGGATTGCGTGATCGATTATACCCGCTGCCCGAATTCTCGCTGTATCAAAAAGCTAATCTGAAAATTTCCGGACTCCCGAAGAATTTCGGGGATCCGGCCGAATTCCTCCGAAAAAGGATCGATTTTGTCGGATCCTTTTCCCCAATATTAGATCCAAAAATCCCGGGAAAGATACGGGATCCCTTGCAATCGAGCCGGTATGAAAAAGCGTGCTTTTAGAATATACAAAAAGAATAATATTCTTCGCTTCTTCTTTTTCTTATTAATCTTTCTTTCTCTCTCCTGTTCCTCTTTCGATCTTAGGAACTTATTCTCCGGGCCGATCCAATATGAAAGGGAAGCGGGCGGGTTATGGATTCGACTCCCTTTGAGATCGGTGGACCAATTGCCGGTGCTTTACCTTTCCCTCTCTCCCGAAAAGGAACCTCTCCGTTTTTTAGTGGATACCGGTGCCTTTGTCTCCTTTTTGGAAGATGAGTATTTTCCGGAGGATTCTACTAAGAAGTTTCTTAGCGCCAGTTTTCCCGGAGGAAGCGTGCAGTCCGTCCGCAAGACTCTTAGATCGGATCTGTTCATTCACGGAATCAAGACGATGGAAGGAACAGAATTCTTCTCCCATGATTTTCCTAAGGAACTCAAGGTAAACGGAATCCTAGGGATGAACGCATTTATAGGACTCGTGGTTTCTTTGGAATTGCCGGAGAGAATCTCCATTTGGAAATCCAAAAATTCCTTCCAGACTCCGCCGGGATACTTGGAGGAGAATCTATTCCCCCTGGTTTTAAAATCGGGACAGCCTATGGTGGTTCTCATTCGTCCTCCCGGAGATCGTATGGAGTCTTGGATTTTGGATACGGGGGCGGAGTATACGGTCCTGGATTGGGAGGTCGTCAAGGGAAATCATCCTCCGGAATACCAGGAGGGAAAGGATACTCGGGTCTTTAATTTCGGTGGGGGAATCTTAAAGGCCAAAACACGTTGGATCCGACCCTTTTGTCCTGTTTTTGTGAAGAATTCCCAGGAAGGGATCGGTTTCTGCCTTCCGGAACTGGAGACGTTTCCCGGAGGAATTCCTGCCGATGCTTTGAATGCGGACTATAG
This window harbors:
- a CDS encoding flagellar filament outer layer protein FlaA produces the protein MRVCLFLTLLFPQKGWAPPVTRDQDEASRVQQLEKVLGDWKHYNLFLVDSFEGERPWEVYRGVSFLNRIDYISQVPNSPAFLKERELYKASPSEEYRSMMVQTFFENPKHEHLEIRPKEPIRLPIGIPIRVFFWAYSSNHNVVLEIVFKQRRSKEIVLELGDLKFDGWKRIEAKLSVPAKNIRLNQSLRFPLEVQSIRIKPNPFQPKGEFFFYMDRFGILIDSREEAYPGAEIKDNWGTAL
- the proC gene encoding pyrroline-5-carboxylate reductase is translated as MKYKTIGIVGCGNMGGAIYKSLKSRKVPVIGFDPYLDPKKTKGIELETDWKKFQKAADLIILAVKPGEITKTLESLDGPKDFLSVAAGIPTSTMRKSAPTGSRLVRIMPNLPILVGEGALGYFGDSELYESLREIFSPISYCLELANESLLDAVTGLSGSGPAYVLRFIQSLAEGGVASGIAYTQALELALQTVLGTATLLQRELDKNADMHPELLKNRVTSPGGTTIAGLEELEKNQFAFAVLSAVKRATERSKELGNK
- a CDS encoding YggS family pyridoxal phosphate-dependent enzyme codes for the protein MGVSENYHSIMQEIESLSPVRIPILIAVSKFQPQSKVKEGLAGGIRHFGENRVQEGLEKFKDLGESGKDFFLHHIGPVQSAHIRKYPGMFSFAHGVGSLKTLEELISRMEKDRWHLRYFLQANLTDEDSKSGFSGKELLEILGRSSQYSGEFCRLEGLMGMGPSSGEPKETRRVFRELSEIREEFLPSGKLSMGMSGDYRIALEEGTDYLRIGSAIFGERS
- a CDS encoding HAD family hydrolase → MRSPLFVFDLMDTLIKDPFHLALGKLIPRDQWEAFKNGRERQAFLDFEMGRIEEEEFFRRFYLDSHKDQGLPSPQDLKAQMFSRIEPIPETFEIVKKLKEKGFSVVLASNYSVWYKEVLKSPEVGELLHSLNSMYFSCEMGVRKPAQEYYQWIETDYPEREYVFIDDNATNVEVAGYMNWNSFRFNPKNPEELREFLTEQYPNCL
- a CDS encoding putative lipoprotein, with the protein product MKKRAFRIYKKNNILRFFFFLLIFLSLSCSSFDLRNLFSGPIQYEREAGGLWIRLPLRSVDQLPVLYLSLSPEKEPLRFLVDTGAFVSFLEDEYFPEDSTKKFLSASFPGGSVQSVRKTLRSDLFIHGIKTMEGTEFFSHDFPKELKVNGILGMNAFIGLVVSLELPERISIWKSKNSFQTPPGYLEENLFPLVLKSGQPMVVLIRPPGDRMESWILDTGAEYTVLDWEVVKGNHPPEYQEGKDTRVFNFGGGILKAKTRWIRPFCPVFVKNSQEGIGFCLPELETFPGGIPADALNADYRKGIVGILGRNWMENYRILLDTKRSLIGIVGKESVEDK
- a CDS encoding sensor domain-containing diguanylate cyclase, whose product is MIGKDNDPLMIEYYEKKIYDQKQLLEISKALNSTLDYKYLIDAILNICLAQLQTLSAAIFLAPEADSNYFELEPSFKGFDLAEDDSGFKIKTDAPLITFLETKLKAMTPDQVEEAMGLSPELEFLRRIGGDLIIPLNAKGKVNGLLLLGEKITMGEWMEEDRDFLTTLSTLAGIAVENSRLYELATVDMMTGLKVHHYFQTKLKEEMERCRKKRTNLALLFTDVDNFKKFNDTHGHQAGDQVLIEVARQLIQCAGKHDIAARYGGEEFCLVMPGADLKRGFEMGERLRKAVESSSIPNPNGGPDFKVTLSIGVSEFWASDRNNKDLIERADKALYEAKHSGKNRTVSFEIPVRN